A DNA window from Helianthus annuus cultivar XRQ/B chromosome 15, HanXRQr2.0-SUNRISE, whole genome shotgun sequence contains the following coding sequences:
- the LOC110898726 gene encoding kinesin-like protein KIN-14B produces MSNNNRWNWEVSGFEPRKSPAEQPSSAPAPLVRRYSISTPSIVPHSEAVYKQNIANKLHNLKDKVKNVREDYAELRQEAVDLQEYSNAKLDRVTRYLGVLADKTRKLDQAALEAEAKVAPLIEEKKRLYNELLTTKGNIKVFCRTRPLFEDEGSSVVEFPDDFTIRVNTGDDTVSNPKKDYEFDRVYGPHIGQAEVFTDVQPFVQSALDGHNVSIFAYGQTCSGKTHTMEGSSHDRGLYVRCFEELFDVSNSDTTSTSRFNFFVTVVELHNEQTHDLLSESESGLSKVRMGSLDSFVDLVQEKVDNPLDFSKLIKKSLLSRNGDNTKINSSHLIITIHIYYDNLITGENIYSKLSLVDLAGSESLGLEDDNGEQTTDMLHVMKSLSALGDVLASLTSNKEDVPYENSMLTKLLADSLGGSSKTLLIVNICPNASNLSETLSSLNFSARARNTVLSLGNRDTIKKWKDIANDARKEYYEKEKQNHDLKQEVAGLKQALKVANDQCVLLFNEVQKAWKVSFTLQSDLKAENIMLAEKHKIEKDQNNDLRNQVAPLLQQVQDQKLQIQQHDSTIETLQAKLKAMEAQLKEASENKSKNSLDSTEGIESAAVTKKLEEELLKRDALIERLHEENEKLFERLTEKASSIGSQQALGAPPKNLNQSPDPGSNNKEGAMDVVPFSAEKKADGTLALVKQGQDKIKSTPAGEYLTSALNDFDLEHYDGLAAISDGANKLLMLVLAAVIKAGASREHEILAEIRDAVFSFIRKMEPHRVMDTMLVSRVRILYIRSLLARSPELQSIKVPAVERFLEKPTIGHSRSSSRGSSPGRSPGRYDPTVRNALILDGQMQGFRVNIKPEKKSKLSSVVLKIRGIDQESWRQHVTGAKLREITDDAKAFATGNKALAALFVHTPAGELQRQIRSWLAMNFDFLSVSGVDAVGGATGQLELLSTAIMDGWMAGLGAAMPPVTDALGQLLVEYAKRVYNSQLQHLKDIAGTLATEAAEDSAQVAKLRSALESVDHKRRKILQQMKGDNALLTLEDGGSPIRNPSSAAEDARLASLIALDNILKQIKEIKRQSSVNIMSRSKKKALITSLDDLSAQLSSLLEIDHPCAQRHIADARRFVESVVEEDDKFQGTSRAASDDLSAETDVAQWNVLQFNTGSTNPFIIKCGANSHSELVIKADDRVQEPKGGEIVRVVPRPTVLENMSLEEIKEVFSKLPEALSLLALARTADGTRARYSRLYRTLAMKVPALRDLVGELEKGGGLKDVKS; encoded by the exons ATGTCGAACAACAACAGGTGGAACTGGGAGGTGAGTGGCTTCGAACCGAGGAAATCTCCCGCGGAGCAGCCGTCGTCAGCTCCGGCTCCTCTCGTCCGGCGGTACTCGATCTCTACTCCGTCGATTGTACCGCATTCGGAAGCTGTTTATAAACAGAATATTGCTAATAAGCTTCATAATTTGAAGGATAAGGTCAAG AATGTAAGAGAAGATTATGCAGAATTGAGACAAGAAGCCGTTGATCTTCAGGAGTATTCTAATGCAAAACTTGATCGAGTAACACGATATCTAGGTGTTCTTGCTGATAAGACTCGTAAGCTAG ATCAGGCTGCTCTTGAAGCTGAAGCCAAAGTTGCTCCACTTATAGAGGAGAAGAAAAGGTTATATAATGAGTTATTGACCACCAAAG GAAACATAAAGGTCTTTTGTCGAACAAGACCACTTTTTGAGGACGAAGGCTCATCGGTTGTTGAATTTCCTGATGATTTTACTATACGGGTTAATACTGGTGACGATACTGTATCCAACCCGAAGAAAGATTATGAATTTGACAGGGTTTATGGGCCACATATCGGGCAAG CTGAAGTTTTCACAGACGTACAACCATTTGTCCAGTCAGCTTTGGATGGGCATAATGTATCTATATTTGCTTATGGGCAAACATGTTCAGGGAAGACACATACGATG GAAGGTTCTAGCCATGATCGTGGCTTATATGTCAGATGCTTTGAAGAGTTGTTTGATGTGTCCAACTCAGATACAACTTCGACTTCTCGCTTTAATTTTTTTGTAACGGTTGTTGAGCTTCATAACGAGCAG ACGCATGATTTGCTTTCGGAGTCAGAGAGCGGTTTATCAAAGGTTCGGATGGGTTCACTAGATTCGTTTGTAGATCTTGTGCAGGAAAAAGTTGACAATCCACTAGACTTCTCGAAACTCATAAAAAAGTCCCTTTTAAGTAGAAACGGTGACAACACGAAGATCAACAGTTCTCATCT GATAATCACCATACATATATATTATGACAATTTGATTACCGGCGAAAATATATACAGCAAGCTTTCTCTTGTTGACTTGGCTGGAAGTGAAAGCTTAGGTCTGGAAGATGATAACGGGGAACAAACAACAGATATGCTACATGTCATGAAATCACTATCTGC GTTGGGAGATGTGTTAGCTTCCTTGACATCTAACAAGGAAGACGTTCCTTATGAGAACTCTATGCTTACAAAACTTCTTGCTGATTCACTTG GCGGAAGCTCAAAAACGTTGCTGATTGTAAACATATGTCCAAATGCTTCAAATTTATCCGAGACGCTATCTTCTCTGAATTTCTCTGCTAGAGCGAGAAACACCGTACTGAGTCTTGGAAACCGAGATACCATTAAAAAATGGAAAGACATT GCAAATGATGCTCGTAAGGAATActatgaaaaagaaaaacaaaatcaTGATCTGAAGCAAGAGGTTGCGGGACTAAAACAAGCACTTAAAGTTGCAAATGATCAATGCGTGTTACTATTTAATGAAGTTCAGAAAGCCTGGAAAGTTTCCTTCACGCTGCAGTCAGATTTAAAG GCTGAAAATATTATGCTTGCTGAAAAGCATAAGATAGAGAAGGACCAAAACAATGATCtgagaaatcaagtagctccaTTATTGCAGCAAGTGCAAGACCAGAAACTGCAAATACAACAACATGATTCAACAATTGAGACTCTACAG GCAAAATTAAAAGCAATGGAGGCACAGCTAAAAGAAGCCAGTGAGAACAAGTCCAAAAACAGCTTAGACTCAACTGAAGGCATCGAGTCTGCAGCTGTTACCAAGAAACTTGAAGAAGAACTCCTGAAACGTGATGCCCTAATTGAG AGGTTGcatgaagaaaatgagaaacttTTTGAGCGATTAACAGAGAAGGCATCTTCAATTGGAAGCCAACAG GCATTAGGAGCACCACCCAAAAATCTAAATCAGTCCCCTGACCCTGGAAG CAATAATAAAGAAGGTGCAATGGATGTTGTACCTTTCTCAGCTGAAAAGAAGGCTGACGGAACTCTTGCGTTAGTCAAACAAGGTCAAGACAAGATAAAGTCAACCCCAGCAGGGGAATATCTTACATCGGCTCTGAATGATTTTGACCTGGAACATTATGATGGTCTCGCAGCTATTTCTGATGGAGCAAACAAGCTACTAATGCTG GTTTTGGCTGCTGTTATTAAAGCAGGTGCTTCACGAGAACATGAAATACTTGCTGAAATAAGAGATGCTGTTTTTTCGTTTATACGAAAAATGGAGCCGCATAGAGTGATGGATACCATGCTTGTTTCCCGTGTTAGAATTTTGTATATAAGATCATTGCTTGCCAGGTCACCTGAGCTGCAATCTATCAAG GTTCCTGCGGTTGAGAGATTTTTAGAAAAGCCTACGATTGGACACAGCAGAAGTTCAAGCAGGGGTAGCAGCCCTGGAAGATCTCCAGGGCGTTACGATCCGACTGTTAGAAACGCTCTGATACTTGATGGCCAGATGCAAGGTTTCAGAGTAAATATAAAACCGGAAAAAAAGTCAAAGTTATCATCTGTTGTTCTCAAGATACGTGGAATTGATCAG GAATCATGGAGGCAGCATGTAACAGGTGCTAAGCTAAGGGAAATAACTGACGATGCCAAAGCATTTGCAACTGGGAATAAGGCTCTTGCTGCTCTATTTGTTCATACGCCAGCTGGCGAGCTGCAGCGCCAGATCAGATCATGGCTTGCAATGAATTTTGACTTTCTTTCAGTCAGTGGCGTGGATGCTGTTGGCGGGGCCACAGGTCAATTGGAACTTCTTTCTACTGCAATAATGGACGGTTGGATGGCTGGGCTTGGTGCTGCAATGCCGCCTGTTACTGATGCACTCGGGCAACTGTTAGTAGAGTATGCAAAACGGGTTTATAATTCTCAATTGCAACATCTCAAG GATATTGCAGGTACATTAGCAACCGAGGCAGCAGAAGACTCGGCACAAGTAGCAAAACTCCGTTCTGCTCTAGAGTCGGTTGATCACAAGAGAAGAAAG ATTCTGCAACAGATGAAAGGTGATAATGCATTATTAACATTAGAAGACGGTGGTTCACCGATCCGGAATCCTTCTTCTGCTGCGGAAGACGCCCGACTTGCATCGTTAATCGCTCTTGATAACATTCTAAAGCAAATCAAG GAAATAAAGAGGCAATCTTCAGTTAATATAATGAGTAGAAGCAAGAAAAAAGCACTAATTACATCCTTAGATGATCTTTCTGCACAATTGTCTTCATTGCTTGAGATTGATCATCCGTGTGCTCAGAGGCACATTGCAGATGCCCGTCGTTTTGTAGAG TCCGTTGTTGAAGAGGATGACAAGTTCCAAGGGACATCAAGGGCTGCTTCAGATGACCTAAGTGCGGAAACTGACGTGGCACAGTGGAATGTGCTGCAGTTTAATACGGGGTCCACGAACCCTTTTATAATCAAATGTGGAGCAAATTCACATTCTGAACTGGTAATCAAAGCCGATGATCGGGTTCAAGAACCAAAGGGTGGTGAGATTGTAAGGGTGGTTCCGAGGCCTACGGTTCTGGAGAACATGAGCTTGGAGGAGATAAAAGAGGTGTTTAGTAAACTACCAGAGGCTTTGAGCCTACTTGCACTGGCTAGAACCGCAGATGGAACGAGGGCTCGGTATTCGAGATTGTACAGGACCCTAGCCATGAAGGTTCCGGCACTCAGGGACCTAGTTGGTGAGCTTGAGAAAGGTGGTGGGCTTAAAGATGTCAAGTCGTGA